A stretch of Hydractinia symbiolongicarpus strain clone_291-10 chromosome 9, HSymV2.1, whole genome shotgun sequence DNA encodes these proteins:
- the LOC130656595 gene encoding DDB1- and CUL4-associated factor 4-like — protein MKVRSIHGYYYNEQKKKYFKITKDFKPPPKLPTVRKCDNKHRKKQCSFAKEVYNRSIHGTSIVNFRRLQEHNFLSNMVFSRKSKSFPYPIPNNDGCYVQGTRITQCGRKLLVLVKNCGYLTNSLCEYDVYSSSMRKRPKTVKFSLDKIVCDNTNVTSFCWEPNDDKRILYSQVTETLLRPGFIKKSSSIVISTLTADLQAERESVVKLKKKNAYFNCVAWNQYEPDSNMFCAGDRSGSIILFDVNGTSRKLSIKSAPQVLTFCKTSPCLLIGCQAGLIHQLDYRSNEFVHVSCFKKCHSIDCMKTLQDENYIIASNWNGVIFLADMRMRKAVLKYKGHVNNHSNLSFEVDARGEFLFAVGSDNQLRSWDIRNGLLEHASDISPHGVVKSNVAVLQYSDRWNGDSTHAGLLCLNNDMYDFWKMTC, from the exons ATGAAAG tgagAAGTATCCATGGTTATTATTACAATGAGCAAAAgaagaaatatttcaaaatcaCAAAAGATTTTAAACCGCCACCCAAACTACCAACTGTTAGAAAATGTGACAACAAACATAGAAAG AAGCAGTGTTCATTTGCAAAGGAAGTATATAACCGTTCCATACATGGAACCAGCATTGTTAATTTCAGAAG attacaAGAGCATAACTTTCTATCCAACATGGTTTTTTCAAGAAAATCCAAGAGTTTTCCTTACCCAATACCAAACAATGATGGCTGCTATGTGCAGGGAACTAGAATTACGCAATGTGGACGAAAACTTCTTGTACTTGTCAAAAATTGCGGATATCTTACAAATAG TTTATGTGAATATGATGTTTATTCAAGCAGCATGAGAAAGAGGCCGAAAACAGTTAAGTTCTCCTTGGACAAAATTGTATGCGATAATACGAAT gtcACATCATTTTGTTGGGAGCCCAATGATGACAAAAGGATACt TTATTCTCAAGTAACAGAAACGTTGTTACGACcaggttttattaaaaaatcgtcaAGTATTGTAATTTCGACCTTAACAGCTGATCTCC AAGCTGAAAGAGAAAGTGTTGtaaaactgaaaaagaaaaacgcaTACTTTAATTGTGTTGCATGGAATCAGTATGAACCGGATTCAAACATGTTCTGCGCAG GTGATCGTAGTGGTTCAATAATTCTTTTTGATGTGAATGGCACTTCAAGAAAACTTTCCATAAAATCAGCTCCTCAAGTGTTAACTTTCTGTAAGACG TCACCCTGTTTGTTGATTGGATGTCAAGCAGGTCTCATTCATCAATTAGATTATCGATCCAACGAATTTGTTCACGTCTCCTGCTTTAAAAAATGTCACAGCATCGATTGCATGAAAACACTACAAGATGAAAATTATATCATAGCGAGTAATTGGAATGGAGTT ATCTTTCTGGCAGATATGCGCATGCGTAAAgctgttttaaaatataaaggaCACGTTAATAACCATTCGAATTTATCTTTTGAGGTCGATGCGCGTGGAGAGTTTCTTTTTGCAG ttggGAGTGACAATCAGTTGCGAAGTTGGGATATAAGAAACGGACTTTTAGAACATGCAAGTGACATATCGCCACACGGTGTAGTGAAAAGCAACGTCGCCGTACTTCAGTATTCTGACAGGTGGAATGGTGACTCGACGCATGCAGGACTATTATGTTTAAATAATGATATGTATGATTTCTGGAAGATGACATGTTGA